The Opisthocomus hoazin isolate bOpiHoa1 chromosome 2, bOpiHoa1.hap1, whole genome shotgun sequence genomic interval TATGGAGACACGGCAAAAGCCATTCGCCTACAAATGAGTCTCTATGTGATCCAAAAACAGCAGCAGTGtttaaaagtgaaagaaacaCCCTTGGTCATGACACACATGTCCTAGGAATGTCTGTCCTCAGTGGTACCATGCTGGACTGGCCAGGCTTTGTTGTGCTTTATATTTTTCACGGTTTGGTACCGGCTCCTGGTCCGTTTTCACCCCTCCATCCATGCCAAAAAAGACGACAACAACTTCTTTCTTCTACCATCGCAGATGCTGATGCCGGGAGCTGGAGTTGCCAAGGGTACACATCAGGACCAGAGTGGGAACCCCTGACCTCCTCTAGTGCCAGGGATGGAAGAATGGCAGACTGACCCacagggagcaggggagaaaaggagagagaggaaggaaagaaagggaaaatctcTGTGCTGCCAAGCAGCCAGTCTTCAGTGATGACGCTCATGTTCAGATTTTCCCAGGAATTCCCTAGAAAAGGAAATAACACAGCAGTGACGCTCAGCTCTCCAACACTCCCGTGCATGCTCCAGCCTGCAGGTCTTCCCATTCCCCTGGCAAATGCTAGGGCTTGAGCACTTGCAACTACAGAGAACAGCGCTGAGCTTTGCTCTCACCCATCAGTGGCTCCTACTAGAAGAGGCAAGCAGAAGTAGCTGCTCTGCAAACAACTCCTCCAGAGCATCCAGCTCATAGCCAAGACAAGGCAGAGAGGAGTAGCGCTCCCAGCTTTCTGTGGCTCCCCTTCCCAAAACCTGCTCTGCAGGGCGGTGGAGAGCTCTGACTTTGTGCTAAGCCAGCCCCGGTATTCTCACCCTCTCTGGAGACCAAAGGGGTTTTCAGAAGAGCTGCCCAGTACAGGCAGCTGTTACACATCTCTCTTGCTCCTGGGCGCATGCCACAGTGTGCCCCCAAGCCCCAAACACCAGCCCCCCCACCTCCAAGCCAGAGGAGACCCCAGTTAGCTGGGCTGTTACCGCAGTATTCGAGGTAGCTCTGGACTCCTGTAGATGTACTTGTGCCGGTAGCCGAGGTCTGTGTGAAACGGAACAAACTGCACCTTGTAGTCTCGGAAACTCCGTGACGTCGCAGCAATGTTGTAAAGCTGAGTTCAAGGGGAGGCAGGTGAAGGACATGTGTCACTCTAAACCAGCCACCCCTGCCAAACCAGCACCCCTCTCAGGGGTGGGTTATGGGCCCTGGCTTGACTAGCTTTGCTAGCTCTAGCTCTGTTTCACTATTGATTTGCCACCTTTAACACCACAGAATTTGTGGTCCCTTCGGCCTATGCATTTCTACACGCCTTCCTATTGCTGACTTTTTGACTGGCTGGGATGTCATTCTATCCACACCAGTTCCTCCCACCAGATCAGTTTGCATACCTTCTTTCCTAGATGAAATGGTACCACCGGGTCATCCTCAGCATGAAGGATGAGCAGAGAGCAGGAAATGTATTTCACACTGTAAAAGAGATGACATTGTCACAAGGGCTCAGAGCAATCCATCACACTAACGCTAACACACTTGGATTTTTAAGGAAACTACAATGACAAACACGTCCTCTGAGTCACTAACTGCAGTTCAGATCTTGAAAACACTACTATCTGGGCACCATTCATTTGATCTATAGAACATTTACTAGTGAAAGGCATCTTTGGAAAAGCTATTTGCTGCTTAGACCAGAGAAAAGTGGCTCACCCCACTGGAAAGCATCATCCCCCAAAGTCTGGTTTTGTTTCAATACTGGAAACCAAACTCACAAATACTCAGGCTTTAGGTTGAAAGGCTCAGTGAAAACACACAATGTTATTACATGCAGGGTGGCTTATGCAAATGCACAGCAGAGAAATGTTCCCAAACCTTCAATGTTCCAATGCTACTGTTGAACATGCAACATACACTTGAAAAGCATAAATCACACAGAACAAATGAGCATCTCCATAAGTAGTCTCCGTGCTCTCTGTTGCATCTGTCCttatcaattaaaaaagaaagaactctACAGTGCAAAGCTGCGTTGCACTCAGGGTTGCGAGAGCAACTGAAATCCCTTCAGCAAGTATAATGCTTCAATGAAAAGAGTGCAGTTTGATGTCTATTCTCCCTGATGCTTGCCATGGCtcactgcagccacagctgaaacCCCAAAGAGGGAACTCACTTCTCATCATTTGCAAATTTAATTCCACTTGTCGTGATGGGGTCAAGGAAGAACCAGTCAAACCCAGGGAAGTATCTGTATATCTGAGAGGAAAAATTTGTGTTAGTGGCAGGCACCAGCAGGAGTTACACAAACAGTAGTAAGACAGCAGGCCGCTGCCATCCCAGTAACATCCCTGGGCTGCTGGCTGAACTCTCTGCAGTGAGAGCAGAGTCTGTCTTCCCTGCCCTACATTTACTGCCCTTTCTGATCCccgtttctgttttctttaagcaGGCTCCACACACAGCTCTAGTACTGCTTATTGTACTGATGTTCCCAGGAGCTGCCCCTCAAGTGCAGCTCTTTATCCCTGACACTTATAAATATCACTGCTGCTCCAGAAGTCATGCAGTTAGCTCAGCTATGTCACTTCAGAAGGTTAATTTCTAAGCATACAATGACATGCCACTAGTCTGAAAGCCACTGTGTACTTGCCACAGAAAAGGGGTGACTTCGTGCCTCCTCCCGTATGTTGGTGAATGGAGATTCCAGTATCAGGGCATCCGGGGGCGTTTCTGAAAAGCCGAAGGCAATGTGCTGAAATCCACAGGTGCAGACAGCCAGCAAAGTCAGGGGTCTGCCTTACGAGAGCACCCACCACCACGGTGCGCCAAGGACAGCCTTGTCACGACCGCAAACATATGCGGAGGTCTGGGACACCAGCAGGACCCGGGCTTGGCGGGAAGAGCATCCACCCACCAGACTTACCCCTCTCGCAGAGACGCCTCACTAGATTTGTTGCAACCCTGGAAAGAAGAACAATGAGCATTTAATCTGGCACAGGCCCTCTGCAAAGCACCAGGCTCTAGTGTTAGTAGGCGGCCGAGGTACAGCTCAACAGCCATAACACCAGGCCCTCACACTGTTTGAGGTCTGGGCAGCCAGCCCACAATGATTTGGGTTCCCACAGGTCTCCCACATACAACTGTCTCAAATGGCATCAGGTGCTTGCATTTAGGTAAGCAAAGAGGTCCAAGGAATCAGCACACCATGTAACTCTTGGAAGGATCTCCTTTAAGGTGGCTCTCTGCATATCTGCAGCTGTGTGACACAGCCTCCTACCCCTACACAACAAGTGCTGAGCAAGAAAGAGGGGGATGCGGGGGTATGGGCAGAAGGCTGCTGTGTTCCAGGCAGCTGGAGCGCAGGGTCCCAGagtgccactgaaaagagttcccATAGCTGGGTCAGAAAGCAAAAACGTCTCCCCTGTGCATCTCCTGAACGGGACAGGGATATTTCCAAAGTTGCTGAATCCTCCAAGCACAGCGTATTTCAAAAACTTTCAAACTCCAGGCTGACGACTGTCACCAGGGAACTCAGCTGGGGACCACAGTCCCAGGCCACTCTGCCACACAGCATGTTTGCCAGGACAGGAGAAAACGTTTTGTAAGGGCAAGTCACATGCCTGTGTGGCTGGTCTGAGATACTCTTTCAGAGTATCAGAGAAGCCTGATGTTCTGCTCTGAATGTCAGATAGACACAGGTTTGCCACAGCAAGAGATCAGTATAGTCCTACTTTCTCTCCCCTCGGTCAATCTGCATTATATTATTCCTTTTTTCCAGTGTAATCCTCTGGTCAATGAAAGTTCAAGATCAACGCCTGCATAGTCATTCAGTGTAGCCCTTCTCCTTCTACAGAGTGCAAAGGGGAAGCTACTCTGCAGCAATTACGCCACAGACTCCAAGCCAAGCCAGCCCCAGGATTACTGCAAACAGCACCTTCATCCAAGGTCAGTGTCTAATGTTTTTAAGGAGCTGCTAAGTCCCACTGAGATCAGATGCTTACCCCGTGCCCAGGGAGTGTCCCCATATATAGACAGGGTTGTCTCCGCTTCTTGCTTTTATCCAGTCGAAGACATGAAGGGCGTCGTAGGTCATCCCCCTCTCTGACGGGCTGCCTATTGAATCGCCCCAGCCTGAAACACAAATAGCCCCTCTGAGAGTTGCACAAACTCGCAGCAGCTCTCCCCATGCAGCCCATCCGAAAGCGCAAAGGGACCTGGGACATGGACAGTTTCTGTTTATTTCACTCTGCACCGTTATACTTTGGGGCCGAAAGCCCTGATTGATCTGCAGTCATTTAAACAAGGTaactgctggctgccaaggagttTTTGTTGATTTAGtcaacaacaaaaacaagagcTGGATCTCAAACACTGCCACACTTTGCACATACCCACCTGcaacagcccagctcccaaaccTTCGGTGCTTTTGCATGTAACCAATTTGTAAGTGGAGTCTCTAACAGCCTAAATATTGGATGCTTAGCGTCAAAAACCAAGCACATTTCACAAAGCTGTTGCAACATCAGTTTGTCCACGCTGTTCGATCAATGCCCTCAAGCAATTTTCCACCCTCCCGATTATTTTGGCTCTGTCACTACTGCAGCATGTCTACACATCTTACACTAAAGCAGCAAGCATCCCACATCCCTTCTGATACCTAATCAGCAGCCAGagaagcagctgccagcaggacTGAAAAACAGGGCATGCTCCTACAAATAAACCTCTCCCAGATGTCTTCTTGATAAAAATGCAAcagattaatttctttcctgtatcTCCAGTGGCATCACACTGCAGCCATGGCTTAaatacaaagaaggaaaaaaaagagcagcagatACCTGACTGCTGGTGGCACAGAGCTGCAAAATGGCCATGGCTTCTGCTGAGGATGTTATCAATTGTTAGCAAATCATTTACTTTATGTCTTATCTCACCTATcagcttttaaaaagaagttcAGTTCCCCATGTGACCTCAGGAAATACAATTAGATCACATCCAAAAGACTATGTCTGGGCAGGCTTACTGGTTTCCAGATGTGCACCTGGAGGATGCCTTAACTGGATGCTGTGGCAGCATACGTGCCTGGGTCAGACTCTGCTCCTTAGCTCCCAAATTAACGAGCCCTGTGCATGAGGACAGAGAAGCGAGAGCCCACCAAGCTAGACACCAGGAAGCAGTGCTACACAGGAAGGCACTGGAAAGAAATTTTTGGAAGTTCTTTGGATACTCAtgagggaaaaaagaagcaaTAGCCACATCAAATTAGCTGACAGCAAGTGTTTACAAAACAACAGCTCCCCTGagatccaaaacaaaaaaaaaaaagagcaacttcTTTGTTGCTTCTACAGAAAGAGAGATCTAGAAATGTTTCGTAATACTAGAAGCCACATACCTCGATAATCAAACGTGACCACGTGGTACCCAAGGGAGCTGAGAACctggaggggagagaaacatGCAGAAACCCATCACAGAGACTTGcacagcagccatgctcttgcCTCTGGCCAAGGTGCAGGGATCTACTTTATAACATCAAGAGCCTGACATGGTGAAGCGACAACTTACAGCTTTCAAGTGTAGCAGGCACAGAGCTTTTCAAACACTGATCTTCTCAGcccactggctttttttttttttgtttcctggacCTCATATCAAGCTTAGATGTTGATTCTCCCTTTAACAGTTTTGCCCTTGAGATCCACAAATATCCTACGACTGTTTCCCCTACAAACACTTCCAGGTTTTCCAGTGAAACAGTACAACTGCTTCATTTATGTTATTCAAATTGGcattgtactgggtttgcgtggcaaggctttggtagtgggggggctacaggggtggcttctctgAGAAGTTGCTAGAAACTTGACCTATGTCtgatggagccagtgccagctggctccaagacggacctgccgctggccaaggctgagcccatcagcaacggtggtagcgcctctgcgACAACACACAtaagaaggggggaggggggggggggaactgtgTAACAGCTACTGCAGCAGGTTACAGTCGTCACAACATGTGAGAgagagaactctgcagacaccaaggtccgtgaagaaggaggtggagaaggtgctccaggcgctggagcagagattcccttgcagctcgtgatgaagaccatagtgaggcaggctgtgcgcctgcagcccatggaggtccatggtagagcagatatccacctgtagtccatggaggaccccacattggagcaggtggatgcccgaaggaggatATGATCCTGTGgagagcccgcactggagcaggctcctggcaggacctgtggagccaTGGAAAGAGCAACCCACGCTagaacaggtttgctggcaggacttgtgacgcCATGggggcccacactggagcagcctgttcttgaaggaccacaccctgtggaagggacccatgctggaaaagttcatgaagaactgtagtgtgtgggaaggactcacattggagaagtccgtggaggactgtctcccatgggagggaccccacgctggagcagagaaagagtgtgagaagtcctcccctgaggaggaaggaacagcagagacagcatgtgatgaactgactgcaacccccactccctgtccccctgtgccatgCAGgtagagg includes:
- the ABHD12 gene encoding lysophosphatidylserine lipase ABHD12, whose protein sequence is MRKRNESVTVEHERASAAPAPLDKGCSLRHSLRLTPAAASADAGMKRPLGRRYGLWFRLRKLIIWLLGVYIAIPFLVKLCPAIQAKLVFLNFVRVPYFIDLKRPQDQGLNHTCNYYLQPEEDVTIGVWHTVPAALGKNARGKDQLWFEDALGSSHPVILYLHGNAGTRGGDHRVELYKVLSSLGYHVVTFDYRGWGDSIGSPSERGMTYDALHVFDWIKARSGDNPVYIWGHSLGTGVATNLVRRLCERETPPDALILESPFTNIREEARSHPFSVIYRYFPGFDWFFLDPITTSGIKFANDENVKYISCSLLILHAEDDPVVPFHLGKKLYNIAATSRSFRDYKVQFVPFHTDLGYRHKYIYRSPELPRILREFLGKSEHERHH